GCCGCGATGGCGGCCACAGCGTCGGCGCCGGCCGCGTATCCCGAGAGGCCGATCCGGCTGATCATCTCGTCCGCTCCGGGCGCGTCCTCCGACGTCGTTTCGCGCATCCTCGTGGCCGAGCTGACGAAACAGATGGGCCAGCAGATCATCGTCGACAACCGCCCCGGCGGCGCCCAGACCATCGGTACGCAGATGATCGTTCGCGCCAACCCCGACGGCTACACGATCGGCTACGCGAACGTCGTCACGCTTGCGATCAACAAGTCGCTCCTGGCCGCGCAGCCTTACGATCCCGACCGCGACCTCGCACTCGTCGTGCACTTCCTCTCGACGTACAACCTCCTCGCGGTGAGCCCGGCACTGCCGGTGAAGTCGGTGAAGGAGCTCGTCGCCTACGCTTTGCAGAACCCCGGCAAGCTTACCAACGCCTCCAGCGGCAACGGCACGACCGGCCACCTCGGCGGGGAGCTCTTCAAAATGATGACGGGAACACGGATCGTGCACGTGCCGTACAAGGGCAGCGTGCAGGCCATTCCCGATCTCATGACGGGGCAGGTGCAGGTGATATTCGACAACCTCACGTCGATTTCACCGCACGTGCGTGCAGGCAAGGTGCGCGGGCTGGGGGTTTCCAGCCTCAAGCGCTCGCCGATCTTCCCCGACATCCCGACGATCTCGGAAGCGGGCGTTCCCGGCTACGAGACCAACTCGTGGGGCGGGCTCGTGGTGCCGGCGGCGACGCCGCGCGCCATCGTCACGAAGCTCAATGCCGAGGTGAATACCGCTTTGCGCGCGCCGGCGCTGCGCAGCCGCTTCGCGGAGATCGAAGCCGAAGCCGTCGGCGGCACCCCTGACCAGTTCGCGGCGTACGTGAAGAAAGAAGCCGTGAAATGGGCGCAGGTCGTGAAGAAGTCCGGCGCCAGGCTGGACTGACTAAATCCGGGTCAGAGTCGATTTCGGCAAGGGTTGGAAATGTGACTCCGACCCGGATTTTTAATGCGGTCAGGCGCCTTTCGGATTGGGGCCGTATTCGTTGCTGCCGGGCTGGCTGTCCTGCACGAAGAAGTAGATCAGGACGACGATGCCGATGAGCGGGACGAAGCTGATGAGCAGCCACCACCCCGAGCGTCCGATGTCGTGCAGGCGGCGGATACCGACGCCGATGCCGGGCAGGAGCACCGCAAGCGCGTAGATCATTCCGAGCAGCGGGAAGATGAAGTGCAGCACCAGGGATACGATGAAGTTGACCAGCGTGAATACCCAGAATTCTTCGCGAGCCGAACGCCCTTCGAATACGGCATACTTCTTCAGGACTTCGACGTACCAGTTCCAGTTCATGTTTTTCTCCCCTTTTGAGAATCGGACGGTGCGCCCGGAGTATACGCGGCTGCCGTCGCCGACGATGTTTCAGGGAGGTAACCGATGGCGTCTATGTCTGCGTGGTTGCGCGGTGGGCTCGTCGTTCTGGCCTCGGCGCTTGCCGCACCCGCTTCGAGCGCGGCTTATCCCGAGCGTCCGATCCGCCTCATCATCTCGTCGGCCGCGGGCGGATCGCCCGACGTGGTCACGCGCATCCTCGCCGCCGAGCTGGTGAAGCAGATGGGCCAGCAGATCATCATCGACAACCGCCCCGGCGGCGCGCAGACGATCGGCACCGAGATGGTGGTGCGTGCGACGCCCGACGGCTACACCATCGGTTATGCGAACGTCGTCACGCTCGCGATCAACAAGTCGCTGTTGTCCAGACAGCCCTACGACCCCGACAAGGACCTCGCGCTCGTCGCGCACTTCCTGTCGACCTACAACCTGCTCTGTGTGACCAACGCGCTGCCCGTCAAGACGGTGAAGGAGCTGATCGCTCATGCGAAGCAGAACCCCGACAAGCTGCTCAACGCCTCGGGCGGCAACGGCACGACGGGGCACCTCGGCGGCGAGCTCTTCAAGATCATGACGGGTACGCGGATCGTGCACGTGCCGTATAAAGGAAGCCCGCAGGGCATCACCGACCTCATCGCGGGGCAGGTGCACCTGATGTTCGACAACCTGACCTCGATCTCGCCGCACGTGCGTGCCGGCAGGGTACGCGGCATCGGGGTGTCCAGCCTCAAGCGCTCGCCGATCTTCCCCGACATCCCGACGATCTCCGAGGCCGGCGTCGGCGGTTACGAAACCAACGCCTGGGGCGGCATCGTCGTGCCCGCCGCGACGCCGCGGGCCGTCGTCACCAGGCTGAACACCGAGATCAATACCGCGCTGCAGACGCCCACGTTGCGCGAGCGCTACGCCCAGATCGAAGCCGAGCCCGTCGGCGGCACGCCGGAGCAGTTCGCGGCGTACGTGAAAAGGGAGACCGTGAAGTGGGCCGAGGTGGTGAAGAAGTCGGGCGCGAAGGTGGATTAGCTCGACAGCAAAGCTTTACCACGGAGGACACGGAGGAAAAGCCACGGAGGACACGGAGGAAAAGCTCGTTATTCCCGACCCGCGGCAGCGGGAGCTGTCGGGAATCCATTTTGACTTTGACCCTTTGAAAAATGGATTCCCGCCTGCGCGGGAATGACGGTACACGTGGTTCCGAATCGTTTTCCTCCGTGCCCTCCGTGCTGAAGCTCTTGATCTTTAGAGGTAACAGGCCATGCCACAGCATTACGATCTGATCATCCGCAACGCAACCGTCATCGACGGGACCAAGGCCCCGCGTTTCGATGCGGACATCGGCGTCCGCGGCGGCACGATCGCCGATATCGGCCGGCTCGATGCCGCCAGGGCCGACGCAGAGATCGACGCGAGCGGCCTCGTCGCCGCGCCGGGCTTCATCGATGCGCACACCCACGACGACCGGTTGCTCCTCTCCGACCGCGACGTGACGCCGAAGGTGAGCCAGGGCGTGACGACCGTGATCACCGGCAACTGCGGCATCAGCCTCGCGCATTCGCCGGTGCCTTCGGGCGCGCCGACGCCGCCGCTCGACCTGCTCGACACCGAAGGCGGCTGGTTCCGCTTCCAGAGCTTCCGCGCGTACCGCGAAGAGCTCGAGGCGAGGCCCGCGGCGATCAACGCCGCGTGCCTCGTCGGACACACCACGTTCCGCGTCGCGACCATGGACCGCCTCGACCGCGTCGCGACCGGCGCCGAGATCGCGAAGATGCGCGACATGGCGCGCGAGTCGCTCGAATCGGGCGCGATCGGCATCTCCACCGGCACCGCGTATCCGCCCGCGGCGTGCGCGAGCACCGAGGAGATCATCGAAGTGTGCAGTCCGATCCGCGAGCTGGGCGGTCTCTACGTCACGCACATGCGCAACGAGGACGACACGATCATCGACTCGATGGAAGAGACCTTCCGCATCGGGCGCAAGCTTTCGTCGGAAGTGGTGATCTCGCACCACAAGTGCGTCGGCACCCGGAACCACGGGCGCTCGCCGGAGACGCTGGCGCTGATCCGGGAGCGCATGAAGTCGCAGTCCGTCGGGCTCGACTGCTACCCATACATCGCGTCGTCGACGGTGCTGCGTTACGACCGCCTGGAGCAGTCGTCGAAGATCATCATCACGTGGTCGAAGCCTCATCCCGAGCTCTCGGGCATGGATCTCGAGGACGTCGCGAAGCGGCTCAACATGAGCCGCGCCGACGCGGTCGAGAAGATCAAGCCGGCGGGCGCGATCTACTTCATGCTGGATGAACAGGACGTGCAGCGGATACTGAAGTTCGACGACACCATGGTCGGTTCCGACGGCCTGCCGCACGACGCCAAGCCGCATCCGCGGCTGTGGGGCACGTTTCCGCGCGTGCTCGGACACTACGCGCGAGATCTGAAGCTCTTCCCGCTGGAGACCGCGGTCTACAAGATGACCGGCCTCACCGCGAAGCGATTCGGCCTGACCGATCGCGGCGTGCTGAAGCCCGGCGCGCACGCGGACATCACGCTGTTCAATGCCGCTACCGTGATCGATGCGGCGGATTTCCAGGAATCGACGAAACCGGCGATCGGTATCGAGACGGTGATCGTGAACGGCGTGCCGGTGTGGCAGGAAGGGCGCGCGACCGGCGCGCGGCCCGGCAAAATCCTGACGCGCCGTTGATGCGTACGGTGCGTTGGCCGGCAGGCGCTAACGCACCGCGCCTGCCGGCCGGATTCAGTTCAGAAAATCCGTCCCCGTCATCGGCATCAGATAGTCCCTGGTGATTTCCTTCGGATGGTTGATGCCCAGCTGCGCCATGTCCCGGTCGATCTCGTCCATCAGCAGACGCACCGCGTGGGTTACGCCGTCCCGACCGGCACACGCTGCCGCGCACAGGAACGGACGGCCGATGAAACAGAAATCCGCGCCCAGCGCGAGCGCCTTCAGCACATCGGTGCCGCGCCGAAAGCCGCTGTCCATGATCACCGCCATGTCCTTGCCCGCGGCCTCGCGGATCCCCGGAAGCACGCGCGCCGGCGAGACGGTGCCGTCCAATTGCCTGCCGCCGTGGTTGGACACCATCACGCCGTTCAATCCGTGCTCGCGTGCGATGCGCACGGAGTCTTTGTCGACCACGCCCTTGATCAGCAGATTGCCCTTCCAGATCTTGCGCATGTGCGCAATGTGCGTCCAGGAGAGCCGGTCGCGCCTGCCGTAATCGCGCTTGCCGCCGACCGACAGCATCGGCACGCGCGGACCCATGTTCTCGACGTGCGGCATGCCGTCGGTCATCAGCGTTTTGAGGAACATGCCGAACAGCCACCTGGGACGTATGCCCACGTCCCACGCCAGCCGCAGCGAAGGCCGCAGCGGCGTGCTGTAGCCGTTGCGCACGTTGTTCTCGCGGTTGGCGGGCACCTGCACGTCGACCGTGACGGCGATGGTATCGAAGCCGGCCCGCTCGCAGCGCTCGAAGGTTTCGGTGATGCGCTCGATGTCGCCCGGGAGATAGGCCTGGAACATCGTAGTCCTGCCGGCGGCTTTGACGTCTTCCATCTTCATGAGCGATGCGCCGCTCATCATCATCGGAATGTTCGCTTCCGCCGCGACGCCGGCGAGCACCGTGTCGCCGCGGTAACACGCGGTCGAGGTGCCGCCCATCGGCGCGAAGCCGAACGGCGCGTCGTAGGTTTTCCCGAAGAGGGTGGTTTTCATGCTGCGCGCGGTGGTGTCGACCAGCGGCTTGGGCACCAAGCCGATCTCCTCGAATACGTTGCGGTTGCCGCGCAGCGAAACATTGTCTTCCACGCCGCCCGTGACATAGCCGTAAATCGGCCGCGGCAGGATCCTGCGCGCCCGGTCGATGAAGTCCTGCAGCGCGAGGTATTGCTGCAGATGGCGCGGCAGCGCGCGCTTGTCGACGATGGACAGGCCGCCGATGCTGTCGAGCTTGCGTGTATCCGGAGCCAACGATTTGGGCGTAGCAGTGGTGTCCATCATCTCCTCCCTCTTGTGCGTTGAGCGTCGCAGCGGACTGCGCCGTTATGGATTTGCGGTGGTCAAGCCGTCACTATAACTGCAAGACGGCCACAACGAATCGCGGCGCACCGTCAGGCGCGCCAGCCCCGGCTCACGGTGATCGCGGGTCGGACCGAGCGATGCCTTCGTATGGCACGAGTTCGAATGAAAAACGGGGCGATTCCGCCCCTCAGCTATGTTCAGCCGCGCGCTTCAGCGCGTCGGCTGCAACGTGAGTTGGGCATCAGGTGCTCGCGTACGACGCGCTCATCGCGACCCATGTCGCGGCAGCGCCGAGTAGCCGCGGCCTTCGATTCGATCGTTTGCGAAATCCCAATTGAAGATTCTGCTGTCGGAGCGGCGCAGTGCGAAATAGCCAATGAGGCTGCTTCCAGGTCCGTCGTATTCGGAGCCGCAATTACCACACCGGGCCAACAGTACAACGTAGGACGGATTCTGAATGTAGGACTCGCAGTAGATCTGTTCTTTCGAGAGCGTCCGTAGCGACAGGCCATTAGCAACAATCACATCCTTGACCCGGCTACACTCGTGACCCGTCCACACGCTCACTTCGGAATTTGATGCACATGCGGGTGTGAGGCTGGCGGCCAGCAGCATGACGGCGATCCAGAAGCACAGCTTCATGATGCCCAACGACGTGTTCAGCGGCGGC
The sequence above is drawn from the Burkholderiales bacterium genome and encodes:
- a CDS encoding D-aminoacylase translates to MPQHYDLIIRNATVIDGTKAPRFDADIGVRGGTIADIGRLDAARADAEIDASGLVAAPGFIDAHTHDDRLLLSDRDVTPKVSQGVTTVITGNCGISLAHSPVPSGAPTPPLDLLDTEGGWFRFQSFRAYREELEARPAAINAACLVGHTTFRVATMDRLDRVATGAEIAKMRDMARESLESGAIGISTGTAYPPAACASTEEIIEVCSPIRELGGLYVTHMRNEDDTIIDSMEETFRIGRKLSSEVVISHHKCVGTRNHGRSPETLALIRERMKSQSVGLDCYPYIASSTVLRYDRLEQSSKIIITWSKPHPELSGMDLEDVAKRLNMSRADAVEKIKPAGAIYFMLDEQDVQRILKFDDTMVGSDGLPHDAKPHPRLWGTFPRVLGHYARDLKLFPLETAVYKMTGLTAKRFGLTDRGVLKPGAHADITLFNAATVIDAADFQESTKPAIGIETVIVNGVPVWQEGRATGARPGKILTRR
- a CDS encoding tripartite tricarboxylate transporter substrate binding protein translates to MAATASAPAAYPERPIRLIISSAPGASSDVVSRILVAELTKQMGQQIIVDNRPGGAQTIGTQMIVRANPDGYTIGYANVVTLAINKSLLAAQPYDPDRDLALVVHFLSTYNLLAVSPALPVKSVKELVAYALQNPGKLTNASSGNGTTGHLGGELFKMMTGTRIVHVPYKGSVQAIPDLMTGQVQVIFDNLTSISPHVRAGKVRGLGVSSLKRSPIFPDIPTISEAGVPGYETNSWGGLVVPAATPRAIVTKLNAEVNTALRAPALRSRFAEIEAEAVGGTPDQFAAYVKKEAVKWAQVVKKSGARLD
- a CDS encoding alpha-hydroxy acid oxidase; the protein is MDTTATPKSLAPDTRKLDSIGGLSIVDKRALPRHLQQYLALQDFIDRARRILPRPIYGYVTGGVEDNVSLRGNRNVFEEIGLVPKPLVDTTARSMKTTLFGKTYDAPFGFAPMGGTSTACYRGDTVLAGVAAEANIPMMMSGASLMKMEDVKAAGRTTMFQAYLPGDIERITETFERCERAGFDTIAVTVDVQVPANRENNVRNGYSTPLRPSLRLAWDVGIRPRWLFGMFLKTLMTDGMPHVENMGPRVPMLSVGGKRDYGRRDRLSWTHIAHMRKIWKGNLLIKGVVDKDSVRIAREHGLNGVMVSNHGGRQLDGTVSPARVLPGIREAAGKDMAVIMDSGFRRGTDVLKALALGADFCFIGRPFLCAAACAGRDGVTHAVRLLMDEIDRDMAQLGINHPKEITRDYLMPMTGTDFLN
- a CDS encoding DUF805 domain-containing protein; its protein translation is MNWNWYVEVLKKYAVFEGRSAREEFWVFTLVNFIVSLVLHFIFPLLGMIYALAVLLPGIGVGIRRLHDIGRSGWWLLISFVPLIGIVVLIYFFVQDSQPGSNEYGPNPKGA
- a CDS encoding tripartite tricarboxylate transporter substrate binding protein, giving the protein MASMSAWLRGGLVVLASALAAPASSAAYPERPIRLIISSAAGGSPDVVTRILAAELVKQMGQQIIIDNRPGGAQTIGTEMVVRATPDGYTIGYANVVTLAINKSLLSRQPYDPDKDLALVAHFLSTYNLLCVTNALPVKTVKELIAHAKQNPDKLLNASGGNGTTGHLGGELFKIMTGTRIVHVPYKGSPQGITDLIAGQVHLMFDNLTSISPHVRAGRVRGIGVSSLKRSPIFPDIPTISEAGVGGYETNAWGGIVVPAATPRAVVTRLNTEINTALQTPTLRERYAQIEAEPVGGTPEQFAAYVKRETVKWAEVVKKSGAKVD